A region from the Flavobacteriales bacterium genome encodes:
- a CDS encoding YicC family protein, with the protein MLRSMTGFGRAEGSINGKKITVELRSLNSKGLDLMLKLAPLYREKESELRQWANERLVRGKVDVYIGAEETVVQKRTSFDAQLVKQYHDELEAIRQSVARNSATDVLGIVLRMPDVSRSASEELDENEWALVKQLLDEAHKAFQAFRASEGLQLFNEISSRVNSITALLTEVEPLDTGRATKTREKLLAKLLELQVNVDKDRFEQELIFYLEKMDVSEEKMRLRTHCTYFLDTARNEEQQGRKLGFIAQEIGREVNTLGSKANDAAIQQLVVRMKDELEKIKEQVLNVL; encoded by the coding sequence ATGCTGCGCTCCATGACCGGCTTCGGCCGTGCCGAGGGTTCCATCAACGGAAAGAAGATCACCGTGGAGCTGCGGTCGCTCAACAGCAAAGGGCTGGACCTGATGCTGAAACTGGCTCCGCTTTACCGGGAGAAGGAAAGCGAACTGCGCCAGTGGGCCAATGAGCGGCTGGTGCGCGGCAAAGTGGACGTGTACATCGGCGCGGAGGAAACGGTGGTGCAGAAGCGCACCTCGTTCGATGCGCAACTGGTGAAACAGTACCACGACGAACTCGAAGCCATCCGCCAGTCCGTGGCCAGGAACAGCGCTACGGACGTGCTGGGCATCGTGCTGCGCATGCCCGACGTGTCGCGCAGCGCCAGCGAAGAACTGGACGAGAACGAATGGGCGCTTGTGAAGCAACTGTTGGACGAGGCGCACAAGGCATTCCAAGCGTTCCGCGCCAGCGAGGGCCTGCAGCTCTTCAATGAGATCTCATCCCGGGTGAACAGCATCACCGCGCTGCTGACCGAAGTGGAGCCGCTCGATACCGGCCGCGCAACGAAGACCCGCGAAAAGCTGCTGGCCAAACTGCTGGAACTACAAGTGAACGTGGACAAGGACCGCTTCGAGCAGGAACTGATCTTCTACCTGGAGAAGATGGACGTGAGCGAGGAGAAGATGCGGCTGCGCACGCATTGCACCTATTTCCTGGACACCGCCCGCAACGAGGAACAGCAAGGGCGAAAGCTCGGCTTCATCGCCCAGGAGATCGGCCGCGAGGTGAACACGCTCGGCAGCAAAGCCAACGATGCGGCCATCCAACAATTGGTGGTGCGTATGAAGGACGAGCTGGAGAAGATCAAAGAGCAGGTGCTCAATGTTCTCTGA
- the gmk gene encoding guanylate kinase, producing MSTSGKCIILSAPSGAGKTTIVHRLLAADLGLEFSVSATSRAMRPNERNGKDYWFMSPEQFRLKIEEDAFVEWEEVYPGQFYGTLRQELDRIWHAGKHAIFDVDVVGGSDLKSVFGPNALALFISPPSLQVLEQRLRSRGTETDESLRKRVTKAEREMDFIPHFDHTIVNDDLERACAEATTLVKAFLEA from the coding sequence ATGTCCACCAGCGGCAAGTGCATCATCCTGAGCGCGCCGAGCGGGGCCGGCAAGACCACCATCGTGCACCGGCTGTTAGCTGCGGACCTCGGGCTCGAATTCAGCGTGAGCGCGACCAGCCGCGCCATGCGCCCCAACGAGCGCAACGGCAAGGACTATTGGTTCATGAGCCCCGAGCAGTTCCGCCTGAAGATCGAAGAGGACGCGTTCGTGGAGTGGGAAGAGGTATATCCGGGCCAGTTCTACGGCACGCTGCGCCAGGAACTCGACCGCATCTGGCACGCAGGAAAGCACGCCATCTTCGATGTGGACGTGGTGGGCGGCAGCGACCTGAAGAGCGTCTTCGGACCGAACGCCCTTGCGCTCTTCATCAGTCCGCCTTCCTTGCAAGTGCTCGAGCAGCGCTTGCGATCCCGGGGCACCGAAACCGACGAAAGCCTGCGAAAGCGTGTAACCAAGGCCGAACGGGAAATGGACTTCATCCCGCACTTCGACCACACGATCGTGAACGACGACCTCGAACGGGCTTGTGCTGAAGCGACAACCCTTGTGAAGGCCTTCCTGGAAGCATGA